The nucleotide window ATCTCGCCAGAGAAAAAATGCGGCGGGACTTTACGGCTAACGTCTCGCACGAACTGAAAACACCACTGACCTCGATATCCGGCTTTGCCGAAATTATGCGCAACGGCATGGTAAAGGATGAGGATACAACACGCTTTGCCGGATATATTTTTGATGAGGCACAGCGCCTGATTTCACTTGTCGGTGATATCATCAAGCTATCTCAGCTTGATGATAACGAGCTGCCGGTCAAAAAAGTCCGCGTCGATTTGTACGATTCCTGTGCCGACGTCATTGCAACGCTTCAACCGGCGGCGGACGACAAGGGCGTGACAGTCACGTTGACGGGAGACCACGCCGTCATCTTCGGCGCTGAGCAGATCGTTGATGAAATCATCTATAACCTGTGCGATAACGCCATTAAGTACAACAAAGAAAACGGCAGTGTGACGGTGACCGTTACACAAAAGGATCATGAGGTCGAGCTTGCTGTTTCCGATACGGGTATCGGGATTCAGGATAACGAACAAAGCCGCGTTTTTGAGCGTTTCTACCGCGTTGACAAGAGCCTGTCCAAAGAGCGGGGCGGGACGGGCCTCGGCTTGTCAATTGTCAAGCACGGGGCAGCGTATCACAACGCAAAACTCGAGCTCGACAGTACCCCCGGAGAGGGGACGACGATCCGGGTGACGTTCAAAACGGAATGAAAGCGCGGGCTGCCGGTGGCAGCCCGCGCTTTTTAATGGGAACAGCATATTTTTATGGCGTCTGACATGAGCTGCGCCGTTCCGTCTCCATACCGGTCGATGTTGCTACGAAAACGCGCATCTTCAACGTACATTTCGCCGAGACAGGCGAGAATGTCGTCCGTACAGCGGTAATGGAATTCCGTGATATGCGCCTGCCAGCGGCGGACGAGCGCTTGAACGTCCGGATCGGACGGGTCTCGGCCGCGCATTTCGGCAAACGAGCGGAAAATCTCACCCGCCTTTTCCATCATCGCAGCCGTCTCCGCCTTTGTCCGCCCCTGTTCCTTTTGGGCGCTTTCCCGGTAGGCGTCTGTATGCCCCCAGCGGGCTTTCGCCTCGGCGGCGTACTGTGCTTTTGCCGCTTCATAGTCGGTAAAAGCAGCTTCTTGCTGTGTCATTGATGTGTCACCTCCCAGTGTTTCGTCAACAAGCCTTAAAAGCTCGTCAAGGTGCTGCCGCTTCAGCATCAGCAGATGACGGTGTCTTTTTAAGGTTTTTTGGCGATCATGATCCGGCTGTGAGACCATCGCGATAATCTCTTTGAGCGGAAACGCCAGCTCCCGGTAAAACAAAATCTGCTGCAACAGCGCGAGATTATCGCCATCATAATAACGGTAACCGGCGCTCGTTGTCTCAGTCGGCTTGAGCAGCCCGATCTCATCGTAATAATGCAGTGTGCGCACACTGATACCCGTTAGTTTTGCCGTTTGGCTGATCGTCAGCTTCATTTTCTCACCGCCTTGATGATACCGTACACGATGACGCAACGTCAGAGTCAAGTAGTTTTTGAAAAATAATTCGGGGCGCAAACAGATCTGTTTGCGCCCCGATGCTATTGAATTAATCGTTACTTTCAATCAAGCCGTAGCCGCCGTTATTGCGCCTGTAAACGACGGTAAACGCGCCGGCGTTTTCTTGATTCCTAAAGACAAAAAACTCGTGGTCTAAAAGGTTCATCTGCAGGATGGCCTCCTCCGGTGCCATGGGCTTAATCGGGAACCGTTTTGTCCGGATGATTTGAAAGTCCGGCTCCTCATCGTCCGGCACATATGTGACGGACGGTTTGACCTCGCGCTCAAGAGCCCCGTCCCGCAGGCGCTTGGACAAGCGCGCCTTGTTTTTGCGGAACTGGCTTTCAATGGCGGCGACGGCGGCGTCAATCGTGGCGTACATATCGTTTGTGGATTCCGTAACACGGTAAAACATGCCGTTATTGTTCAGCGTGACCTCCGCTTTGTGGCGGCCGCGCTCAATTGAAAACGTGATAAATGCCTCCGACTCGAGTTTAAAAAAGCGGTCAAGCTTGCCGATCTTCTTCTGGGCGTAATCGCGCAGCTCATCTGAAACCTGAACCTTCTTTTCCGTAACTGTAAATTTCATTCGAGTCATCCCCTTATATCGTTTTTTATGGATTTTGCATCAGGATATTCACATCATGATTATACCATATTTCGATATAAAAAAGACAGCTAAATTAAAAAATACACCCGGCGTGCCGCGTGGCGTGGCAGCTCATATTGACGACGCAGGGAAGACCGGCAATGTGCGTCGGATACGTCTCAATATTGACGGCCAGCGCCGTATACCGGCCCCCGAAGCCTTGCGGGCCAATGCCAAGACGGTTGATTTTTGTGAGGACGCGGGATTCCATGTCGGCATAAAACGGATCAGTGTGGCGCGCCGTTGCTGGGCGCAGAAGGGCGCGCTTGGCCAAAAGCGCCGCTTTTTCAATCGTCCCGCCGAGGCCGACGCCGACAATGACGGGCGGGCAGGGGTTTGATCCGGCACTGCCGACGACGCCGACGATAAAATCCTCAACCGTTTCAAGAGCATCCGACGGGAGGAACAGGCGCATTGCGCTCATGTTCTCGCTGCCGAAGCCCTTGGGCGCGACGGTCAGCGCAATGGCATCGCCTTCAACAAGCCGAAGGTGCAAAACGGCCGGTGTGTTGTCCGACGTGTTGACGCGGCGGAAAGGGTCCTGGACGACGGATTTGCGGAGAAAGCCGTTTTGATAGCCGCGGCGGACGCCGTCATTCACGGCGTCTTCAAAAAGGCCGCCTGTTATATGCACATCCTGCCCGATGTCGGCAAAAACGACCGCCATGCCCGTGTCCTGACAAATGGGCAGGCCGGATGACGCCGCGAGCTTAAAATTGCGGACGAGATCGTCCAGCGCGGCCTTCCCGGCGGGCGAGACTTCGTTTTTAGCTGCGTCCTCTAAAAGCGCGCCGACGTCGGGCGGCAGGAAAACGGCCGCCTCGATGCAAAGCTTTTCAATGACATCGGCAATTTCTTGACAGGGGATTTCTCTCATGGCGTCCTCCAGGCAGTCATATTTGCTTACATTGCATATTTTATCATCGGTGCCTCAATTGCACAATGACTTTCCGGCGTGCTTATGGTACGATGACAGCAGACGGGGACAGGCCCGCAAAAGCGAAAGGAAGAGACGTATGTTGAAGATTGGCTGCCATCTGTCGGCGTCAAACGGCTATCTGGCCATGGGGAAGACCGCCGTTAAAATCGACGCCAACGTTTTTCAGTTTTTTACACGTAATCCGCGCGGCGGTAACGCGAAGGCAATTGACGAGGCAGATATCGCCGCTTTTTCGCAGCTTGCCCGCGAGAATGGCATCGGGCCGCTGCTCGCACACGCGCCATATACGCTCAACGCCTGCGCTGAAAAACCGAAT belongs to Oscillospiraceae bacterium CM and includes:
- a CDS encoding PAS domain-containing sensor histidine kinase, with the protein product MSKRIFLGIFLVAIAVFSASLILILNVVYTYDAGALENQMEKESAYIAEGVGENGLQYLNNLKKQDALRITWIAADGNVLYDSVADATTMENHAGRPEVQAALKTGEGKSDRFSRTLAERMVYYAVRLPDGTVLRTAITQKSVFDLFPGLVGPLAVVLIVAVALSLFLALRISKSIMKPINAIDFDHPENSIAYPELTPLITRITQQNSIISKQMDELKTEHLAREKMRRDFTANVSHELKTPLTSISGFAEIMRNGMVKDEDTTRFAGYIFDEAQRLISLVGDIIKLSQLDDNELPVKKVRVDLYDSCADVIATLQPAADDKGVTVTLTGDHAVIFGAEQIVDEIIYNLCDNAIKYNKENGSVTVTVTQKDHEVELAVSDTGIGIQDNEQSRVFERFYRVDKSLSKERGGTGLGLSIVKHGAAYHNAKLELDSTPGEGTTIRVTFKTE
- a CDS encoding MerR family transcriptional regulator, producing the protein MKLTISQTAKLTGISVRTLHYYDEIGLLKPTETTSAGYRYYDGDNLALLQQILFYRELAFPLKEIIAMVSQPDHDRQKTLKRHRHLLMLKRQHLDELLRLVDETLGGDTSMTQQEAAFTDYEAAKAQYAAEAKARWGHTDAYRESAQKEQGRTKAETAAMMEKAGEIFRSFAEMRGRDPSDPDVQALVRRWQAHITEFHYRCTDDILACLGEMYVEDARFRSNIDRYGDGTAQLMSDAIKICCSH
- the raiA gene encoding ribosome-associated translation inhibitor RaiA — protein: MKFTVTEKKVQVSDELRDYAQKKIGKLDRFFKLESEAFITFSIERGRHKAEVTLNNNGMFYRVTESTNDMYATIDAAVAAIESQFRKNKARLSKRLRDGALEREVKPSVTYVPDDEEPDFQIIRTKRFPIKPMAPEEAILQMNLLDHEFFVFRNQENAGAFTVVYRRNNGGYGLIESND
- a CDS encoding fumarate hydratase codes for the protein MREIPCQEIADVIEKLCIEAAVFLPPDVGALLEDAAKNEVSPAGKAALDDLVRNFKLAASSGLPICQDTGMAVVFADIGQDVHITGGLFEDAVNDGVRRGYQNGFLRKSVVQDPFRRVNTSDNTPAVLHLRLVEGDAIALTVAPKGFGSENMSAMRLFLPSDALETVEDFIVGVVGSAGSNPCPPVIVGVGLGGTIEKAALLAKRALLRPATARHTDPFYADMESRVLTKINRLGIGPQGFGGRYTALAVNIETYPTHIAGLPCVVNMSCHATRHAGCIF